GCTCAATGCCGGCCATTATTACCAGTGGCCGGTCTACGAAGGGCTGATGTGGGGCGGCGTCCAGGCCGCGCTGTGCTGCCTGCGCTATTTCACCGATGACCGCGGCCGAACCGTCGTCGAGCGCGGATTGGACAGTGTGCGAGGCGGCGTGGTGCAACAGCAGTTCATCCGCTTCCTGGCGATCTTCGCCGGGGTCAGCGCGTGCTTCTTCGTTTTCTACAACATTCCGGCCCAATGGTTCGGCATGCATGCCGACCCGTGGCCCGAGGACGTCCAGCGGCGCTCTTACTTCAATGGTGGTATCTGTGGCGACGGCACCCGTCAGCCGTGTCCCAATCCGGTACTGCCGTTGCCCACCAAACGCTCGGGCTATGTCGACTTCGACGGCCGCTTCGTCCCCCCCGACGGCGCGCAGTTGCCGACGAGTGTTCCGTTCGAACGCGGGAAGTGACTGTCGCACAACGTTGTTCGACGCGCTGAGATCGGCCCACGCACACCCCGGCATCGCCGGACACTCGAACTCAACCGAGCCTGTTCGACAACACCCCGCGTCCCACGATCGTGGGTAGGTCGAGGAAGGTCCGGATGCCCGGCGGTGCGGCGCACACCGGTGCGATCGCATGCACCGCGTGCATCGCGGTGCCGAGGCAGCCCTGGTCGGTGTCGTCCTCGCCGTGGATGGCGATCCGGGATTCCAGAACCATGGACGGCGACCCTTCCACCGTCACCTTCCAGCCGCGTCCGTTGGGCCAGTCGGATGCCTGCTCGGCGCCCAGCCTGGTGATGTGCTCGACGGTCAGTGCCGGCCGGCCGCCGATGATCGCGGTGTAGCTGAAGCGCTGGGCTGACACGGTGCCCTTCTCGACGCGCCCGGCTTTCACTTCGATCGGTGCGTCGGCGACGGCAACCTCACGGTGGTAGGTGAATTCGTCGATCGCCGCGCCGAGTCCGTCGGCCAGCAGCATCAGCGGAGCCTTGAAAGCCATGGCGCCCACGGCCGGTTCGGACATCGGCACCGGCTCGTCCGGATGCTTGCCGAAGCCCATCACGTCGAACAGCACGAACCCCACGTCGTAGGTGCTGTAATCCATCAGCTCCTGCACCACTAGCGAGTCGATCCGCCGGAACAGGCCCGACATGGTCAGGGGCAAAACCTCAGCGGCCCAACCAGGTTCGATGCCGGTGCCGTGGAACGACGTCGTTCCCTCGGCGCACGCGGCCTCCAGCTGCTCGGCCACCGGCCCGTCGCAACTCTTCGGATAGATCAGCGCGGTCACCGCGGTGGACACCACGTTCTTACCCGAGGCGAGGAGCCGGCGGATGTCCCCGACCGCGGCCGGTGGATTCCAGTCGCCCATCGCGTTGTACAGCACACAGTCGGCATCCAGGGCGAGGATCTCCTCGACGTCTTTGGTTGCGACGACGCCGATTTCACCGATGCCGCAAATCTCACCGACGTCTCTGCCGGCCTTGTCGTCGCTGTAGACCAGCGCGCCGATGAGTTCCAGGTCCGGGTGCTCGTGCACGGCGGCCACCGCGTGCCGGCCGACATTGCCGGTAGCCCATTGGATGACCCGCAGCTTCCCGGTCACGGCTTCGGGGCCTGCTGCGCGTGCTGGGCCTGCTGGCGGGCGATTCGCGCGTCGTGGATTCGCACGAGTTCACGAAAGCCCAGCCGGTGATACCGGGGCACCGGTTGGATGCCCCAGTCGTCGCGCGCGGTGCCCTTGCCGGCGACCCCTTCCGGTGGCCCGAGTGGCGGGTACGGGTACTTGCATTCCAGGGTGTCGTTGGAGTACCGGACTTTGAGCAGTTCGCTGCAGATTTCGGTGAGGCTCAGCGTCGGATAGCCGTAGTAGACGGCCATGAACGGCAGCGTGAACGCGCCCTCGAGGACCAGTGCCACCAGGCAGACCAGCACGGCGCGCTTGATCCACTTGTGCATGCGTGCGTAGTACGGCGTGGTGCCCGGCGGAAGTTCTTCGGCGGCGGTGTCTTCCGATGACGGTGTGGTCACGGGTCTGCTCCTTGGTGGGCTCGTGGGTCAGTCTTCAGTCGGAGAAGATTTCGCGATTGACGGTGTGCAGGTAGGGGATGGCCAAAAACGGGGTGATGTAGAAGATGTCGTAGAGCCACCAGCCGATCACCGGGAACACGACTCCGGCGTAGCGCACGTCGGCGTACATGGTCATGTTGAACACGTAGGCCATCCAGATCATTACGCCCATCCAGCAGGTGACCACCATCCACTGGTGACCCCAGCGCTTCATCTGCAGGAAGCCGATCGCCGCGGCGACCCGCATCGAGAACACCGTGAGGATCAGGCCTGCGACATAAGACTTTTCACCCGGCCCGGCTGCGCCACCCACCCACAGCTCGTTGTAGTGCCAGAAGTAACCGGCGTCGAACATGTTGCCCCAGCCCACCATCAGCACCCGGTTGATCAGGGTGTGATTGGCGACCAAGTCCAGCGCCCAGCCCAGACTGTTGAGCATGCCGTCGATCAGCACCAGATAGCCGATCAGCGTGACGATCATCGGCCGAACCGACAGGCCCGCGCGCAGCGCCTGACGTTGCAGCCATACTCCGCGCATGAAGATGGGGAACCCGAGCAGTCCGGGAGCCCAGCAGCCCATCAGCCCGGCGCCGACGATCATCCACCTGTCTGCCCGCCGCTGGGCCTCGCGCGATGCATCGTAGTGCTCGTCGAGACCGGGCGTGTCCGAACGGCGGTGCAACAGCGGCAGATTCATAGATTCCACCAGCCCCGGGCGAACGACATGTACAGCTCGATGCCGAACATCACCAGCAGGTACCCGTAGATGAAGACCTGGAAGACGATGAGTGCCCGCTTGCGCTTGCGCTCTTGCTGATCGACCATGCTGGTGCCTTTCTCTATCGGTTCGCGGGGTCCTGGGACGCGAGCAGGGTCGCCGCGGCGACTTCACGCAGACCGTCGTTGACAGCGCCGTCGGTGCTCAGCGGTGCGAGTATGCAGGCTTCGGCCGCGTCGATCTCCGAGGCTCCGGCGGCGATCAGCTTGGCCGCGGTGACCAGCACCCGGGTCGACGGCGGCTCGAAGTGAAACGCGTCGTCGGCAGTGCGAATAGCGTTGGCGCATTGCACCAGTCGCTGGGCGGTTCTGATCTCGACGGCCGCTTCGGCGACGATCACCTCGGCTTCACGGTCGGCGGGCAGATAGTTCATCGGGAGGGTGGCGAAGCGCTGCCGGAATGACGGCTTCAGCTCTTTGAGCGAGCTACGGTAGGCCGGATTGTAGGAACACACCAGCATGAACGATTCCGGAGCATGCACCACCTCGTCGGCGCGATCAAGGTAC
The nucleotide sequence above comes from Mycobacterium kiyosense. Encoded proteins:
- a CDS encoding diacylglycerol kinase; protein product: MTGKLRVIQWATGNVGRHAVAAVHEHPDLELIGALVYSDDKAGRDVGEICGIGEIGVVATKDVEEILALDADCVLYNAMGDWNPPAAVGDIRRLLASGKNVVSTAVTALIYPKSCDGPVAEQLEAACAEGTTSFHGTGIEPGWAAEVLPLTMSGLFRRIDSLVVQELMDYSTYDVGFVLFDVMGFGKHPDEPVPMSEPAVGAMAFKAPLMLLADGLGAAIDEFTYHREVAVADAPIEVKAGRVEKGTVSAQRFSYTAIIGGRPALTVEHITRLGAEQASDWPNGRGWKVTVEGSPSMVLESRIAIHGEDDTDQGCLGTAMHAVHAIAPVCAAPPGIRTFLDLPTIVGRGVLSNRLG
- the norQ gene encoding CbbQ/NirQ/NorQ/GpvN family protein, whose translation is MTDTYIAGGNEVQLFEQAHREHIPVMLTGPTGCGKTRLVEHMGALLGQPVVTISCHDDLTSSDLVGRFIVTGGDVVWNDGPLTRAVKAGAICYLDEVVEARHDSLAILHSLTDHRRALYLDRADEVVHAPESFMLVCSYNPAYRSSLKELKPSFRQRFATLPMNYLPADREAEVIVAEAAVEIRTAQRLVQCANAIRTADDAFHFEPPSTRVLVTAAKLIAAGASEIDAAEACILAPLSTDGAVNDGLREVAAATLLASQDPANR